The sequence below is a genomic window from Chitinispirillales bacterium.
ATCTTTCTTCCCTTGCATAGATACCCTCCTAAATATGATTTGTTTATAAAGAAAATACTAAAAAGGAAGCAGGAAATGATACTTTCCTGCTTCCTTTTTTGAGTTGTGCAACAGGCACAAATTACTTGTTTTTGCCTCCGTATTCACCTGATTTGAATCCAATAGAATTGATGTGGTCAAAAATGAAAAGCAAGATTAAAGAAATTGAACCGAGTGGGAAAGACGAACTTATTCAAGCGTTAAATACAGCGTTAGAATGTGTAACAAACGATGATGTCAGAAATTGGATTAGGCACGATGGATACAGAACACAAAAAGTTTAATTGCTATATTTATTTTACATAG
It includes:
- a CDS encoding transposase, translated to MFLPPYSPDLNPIELMWSKMKSKIKEIEPSGKDELIQALNTALECVTNDDVRNWIRHDGYRTQKV